Proteins from one Mytilus galloprovincialis chromosome 11, xbMytGall1.hap1.1, whole genome shotgun sequence genomic window:
- the LOC143052957 gene encoding uncharacterized protein LOC143052957 — MVLVYFCGDNQEEKTHLLKDFKKATKRKPDLIPEVHNRQERSNGGHDKTVQYWENIIEQHHQQLRQCHGNDTKDYVVMYGIIDILADAVVSLDGDSFQNLLDRGSKVGQLVQQCQSSFVFLLPYQQEIRSIGRARTNQDQIQRNNRPKATGSQQDDQTEKYHTIITMYSIPYLKLGYCETSAHEQFKEDNSLNKTNTNESRIELIKYAVKKYIFSLDTSRFRKKDKKKLIRHRTTEDSDHVTTNFLFVKPIRKNDERIAIRTINIKEDTYTNDWVIIQEGRTNRFITRYPYAREKMVQLYFNVSVRTEIVKKMLMGTVTVNGINYVFLGCSSEGLKQRKCFMWQGTQQEVTSIIQQNGDFDQNVVSKRMARFGLLFSEVMMTRMEIQSDQIILEDDIVSDCKRYNFTDGCGSIGLEIAQSVTDEINRIDNTDLEIPPSVFKIRLQGYKGVLTLCKEIKGHSIKIRPSMIKFKTSAHPRLGICEYSKPFTFGHLNQQYIALLSGLGVPDEIFTDFQTAQFERLRGMTVNIEATICILQWQKKSDLARIVIDLGKMNLVPSEEMKELKKLQAQLSISKKSKKIKIVVPKSRYIFGVCDPYGILEYGECYVRVTATTSGHVKNVSGQVVVCKSPCYLLGDIRVLKAVSDMDKPELSKLSHLVDCIVFPIRGARPHPNETAGSDLDGDMFFVCWDEHLIPPVIRQPYDYPAAQSKPEGRVTIERAIAYFSQQNEAQIMTNKVAKYIRSWSDREGMVSNKCAQLGMMFSRVIDAAKTGAPIGIPKALQPPDDNSSKRKFIWQTMEANSEKFREAFRHGFVSDVMSHLDSTENQDESSNLKHNLPNLPDDLVEEILDEHQSKIKEFDKFRFAWIQAENVNDSDGDICDSFVNKYVQYIDFSQFSLEEKIYASNLGVPKDIIQNSMRRSKLLKKDDLEWFNMHSSRTPWTFYYEKENSELNWHHLVKAITSFDNSCVMLGLPDNIVIVLQFLYKPQQGMEQYISPGSLSVVFFSKNFGYKYRYTVGEGYYMDLTDDTLQIYRNRERNQTFVFLKAADLRKIGGSMCCEENRNALSVDLSRFYRNIYSNERPHPLLNKTLLTTVEAFVRNDDPDDPAYYDVIDASGDFPYEEQTDVEDLDDKEQYFDLDSLLDQSNTSIQDHVTTEEILVHLKLAADRCNMYDFDLLLSKMNFEDQETTNTIVDLFVLLLINFIHKTTGRNVPMKINESLQFSASINQIAKDTMKRLYIAELLCRLNLQSVAGQFLYIEENEITVQRFLEILNHWQLFWYVGMDIALQFIDGLTKIALHHNLTSTLSNDQSLKLRYIVHNSRLHCLELIHSLNKLQKLLEQNPLNSLNPSGVSNLKLDKHQGYNLEGDTGLAEGVCNLKLDKHKGFNLEGSSEHDEVVTLYRSNALSYIPKIYEGQFVTLLRHRDTDKNLKCTSYALIGQVIKVTQAPFFVEVKIFGRLPDTVQQSLEAERLQLWKIDVISNIITYQRIIKAFQIMVKDIETNVNVPLFSLLTFPGFHPETSPLHNELVCKDEISPALRYSNALLYQRDIGSVEWSSECIDKQKLAIETALKETVCCITGPPGTGKTTVACSIIEKLVRLKRYKHLLIIAETNLAIDNIARTLRNKEFIVRVGTQEGIARDLYDISLEGQVNRIATTDERSMTIKDKTGKEQRYTELYLEVLEKSTVILATCASVGDRLLAKLRFDIVLVDEASVTKETTLLCSIVHGCKHLVMIGDSMQLSPFVTQSHGYITEESRDLPDVSYLSNTLFHRLNRCNGVPSITLDTQYRMHPELLKFPSREFYDNQLLSHESVKCFPHFVFKWPDWTKPICFINSTGYEKAIGSSYNNDDEAIVVNNVIETLLRVSDKDVDGFSKTYEGRIEALSIKQITILTFYQGQVKCIKDKLKTRGVRVNTVDGYQGCENDVIVVSTVRSNKQGTLGFSNDRSRLNVLLTRARFGLIVVGNSETLKKSEIWTRWFHTYNAPILSSQEFSMVSVTQPEFTRKYEKPHTKSVSGKKTKQKINFRH, encoded by the exons atGGTGCTAGTTTATTTCTGTGGAGATAACCAGGAAGAGAAGACGCATTTATTGAAGGATTTCAAAAAAGCAACGAAGAGGAAGCCAGATCTTATACCGGAAGTACATAACAGACAGGAAAGAAGCAATGGAGGACATGACAAAACCGTTCAGTACTGGGAAAACATCATTGAACAACACCATCAACAG CTTCGACAATGCCATGGTAACGATACCAAAGATTATGTAGTAATGTATGGGATCATTGATATCTTAGCTGACGCGGTAGTCTCCCTTGATGGAGATAGTTTTCAGAATCTCCTAGATAGAGGCAGTAAAGTGGGTCAGTTAGTTCAACAATGTCAGTCTTCTTTTGTGTTTCTGTTACCTTACCAACAAGAAATACGTAGTATCGGCCGAGCAAGAACCAACCAAGATCAAATCCAAAGAAATAATCGTCCGAAAGCAACAGGAAGTCAACAAGATGACCAGACTGAGAAATACCACACAATCATAACAATGTACTCGATACCTTATCTAAAACTCGGTTATTGTGAAACAAGTGCACATGAACAGTTCAAAGAAGACAACTCGTTAAATAAGACCAATACTAATGAATCAAGGATTGAGCTTATTAAATATgctgtaaaaaaatacattttctctcTTGACACTTCACGTTTTCGGAAGAAGGACAAGAAGAAGCTTATCAGACATAGAACTACCGAAGACAGTGATCACGTGACAACAAACTTCCTGTTTGTTAAACCAATAAGAAAGAACGACGAAAGAATTGCTATACGAACTATTAACATTAAAGAAGACACGTATACAAACGACTGGGTCATCATTCAAGAAGGACGTACAAACAGATTTATTACAAGATATCCATACGCAAGGGAAAAAATGGTTCAGCTATATTTTAATGTTAGCGTTCGGACTGAAATTGTCAAGAAAATGCTTATGGGCACGGTTACTGTTAACGGTATAAATTATGTATTTCTTGGTTGCAGTAGCGAAGGACTTAAGCAAAGGAAATGTTTTATGTGGCAGGGAACACAACAGGAAGTGACGTCGATTATTCAACAAAATGGTGACTTCGATCAAAATGTCGTTTCTAAAAGAATGGCGAGATTTGGGCTTCTTTTTTCGGAAGTGATGATGACACGCATGGAGATTCAAAGCGATCAAATCATACTCGAAGATGACATTGTAAGTGATTGTAAACGATATAACTTTACTGATGGGTGTGGATCGATAGGTTTGGAAATAGCACAGAGTGTGACCGACGAAATAAACCGAATAGATAACACGGATTTAGAAATACCCCCGTCTGTATTCAAAATACGCTTGCAAGGTTATAAAGGTGTTTTGACACTGTGTAAAGAAATAAAGGGACACAGTATAAAAATCAGGCCATCCATGATAAAATTCAAAACTTCAGCACATCCTCGGCTTGGTATTTGTGAGTATTCAAAGCCATTCACATTTGGACATTTAAATCAGCAATACATTGCCCTTTTGTCTGGGCTTGGTGTTCCAGATGAGATTTTTACAGATTTTCAGACTGCACAGTTTGAACGTTTGCGGGGGATGACTGTTAATATAGAGGCTACCATTTGCATTCTTCAGTGGCAAAAGAAATCAGACTTAGCAAGAATTGTTATTGACCTTGGGAAGATGAATTTGGTCCCGTCTGAAGAAATGAAAGAACTTAAGAAACTGCAAGCACAGCTTTCCATCAGTAAAAAgtcaaagaaaattaaaattgttgtaCCGAAATCAAGATACATTTTTGGTGTGTGCGACCCATATGGCATACTTGAATATGGAGAATGCTATGTTCGAGTAACTGCAACTACAAGCGGTCATGTAAAGAACGTAAGCGGCCAAGTTGTTGTTTGTAAGTCACCTTGTTATCTCCTTGGTGACATCCGTGTATTAAAAGCAGTTTCAGACATGGATAAACCGGAGTTATCAAAATTAAGTCATCTTGTAGATTGTATTGTTTTTCCAATACGAGGCGCACGACCCCACCCAAATGAGACGGCAGGATCAGATTTAGATGGTgacatgttttttgtttgttgggACGAACATTTGATTCCTCCCGTAATACGCCAGCCGTACGATTATCCGGCAGCTCAGTCAAAACCAGAAGGTCGTGTTACAATAGAAAGAGCGATTGCATACTTCTCTCAGCAAAATGAAGCACAAATCATGACTAATAAAGTCGCAAAATATATCCGATCATGGTCAGATAGAGAAGGTATGGTGTCAAACAAATGTGCACAGCTCGGGATGATGTTTTCAAGAGTGATTGATGCAGCAAAAACGGGAGCGCCGATTGGGATCCCAAAAGCATTGCAACCACCAGATGATAACTCATCGAAACGGAAGTTTATATGGCAAACAATGGAGGCAAATAGTGAAAAGTTCAGGGAAGCCTTCAGACATGGTTTTGTGTCTGACGTCATGTCACACCTTGATTCAACCGAAAACCAGGATGAGAGTTCTAACTTGAAACATAATTTGCCAAATCTTCCTGATGATTTAGTAGAGGAAATATTAGACGAACATCAGTCTAAGATTAAAGAATTCGACAAATTCCGTTTTGCATGGATTCAAGCAGAAAATGTGAATGATTCGGACGGAGACATTTGTGATTCATTCGTCAATAAGTATGTACAATACATTGACTTTTCACAGTTCTCATTGGAAGAGAAGATATATGCATCAAATCTAGGGGTACCAAAGGATATAATTCAAAATTCTATGAGAAGGTCTAAGTTGTTGAAAAAAGATGATTTAGAATGGTTTAACATGCACTCCTCAAGAACTCCATGGACATTTTATTACGAAAAAGAGAATTCCGAATTGAACTGGCACCATTTAGTGAAAGCCATTACCAGTTTTGACAATTCATGCGTTATGTTAGGGCTGCCCGATaacattgttattgttttacaatTTCTGTATAAGCCGCAGCAAGGAATGGAACAATATATATCCCCTGGTTCTCTTTCTGTAGTGTTCTTTTCAAAGAACTTTGGATATAAATACAGGTATACAGTTGGTGAAGGTTATTACATGGATTTGACTGACGATACGCTACAGATATATCGCAACAGAGAACGTAACCAAACATTTGTTTTCCTCAAGGCGGCAGATCTTAGAAAAATTGGAGGAAGCATGTGTTGTGAGGAGAATAGAAACGCATTGAGTGTAGACTTATCTCGATTTTACCGGAATATTTACAGTAACGAACGTCCGCATCCGTTACTAAATAAAACTCTTCTGACTACAGTTGAGGCTTTTGTTCGAAATGATGATCCTGATGATCCAGCGTATTATGACGTCATAGATGCATCCGGAGACTTCCCCTATGAAGAGCAAACAGATGTAGAAGATCTTGATGATAAGGAACAATACTTTGACCTGGATTCATTGTTAGACCAATCAAATACAAGTATTCAAGATCACGTTACCACAGAAGAGATCCTAGTTCATCTTAAGCTGGCAGCAGATCGGTGCAATATGTATGACTTCGATCTTCTTCTTTCCAAAATGAATTTCGAGGATCAGGAAACTACCAATACTattgttgatctgtttgttttaCTGTTGATTAATTTCATTCACAAGACAACTGGACGAAATGTAcctatgaaaattaatgaaagtcTTCAGTTTTCTGCGTCtattaatcaaattgcaaaagaCACGATGAAAAGACTTTATATTGCTGAATTGCTTTGTAGACTGAATCTTCAAAGTGTGGCAGGACAGTTTTTATATATCGAGGAAAATGAAATAACAGTCCAGAGATTTCTTGAAATATTAAATCACTGGCAACTCTTTTGGTACGTTGGTATGGATATTGCTTTGCAGTTTATAGACGGATTAACTAAAATCGCCTTACATCACAATTTGACATCGACACTGTCAAACGATCAAAGTCTGAAACTGAGGTATATCGTACACAACAGCAGACTTCACTGTCTAGAACTTATCCACTctttaaacaaattacaaaaactatTAGAACAGAATCCTTTGAATAGTTTGAACCCTAGCGGTGTGAGTAACCTGAAACTTGACAAACACCAAGGCTACAACCTAGAAGGAGATACCGGACTCGCTGAAGGTGTGTGTAACTTGAAACTCGACAAACATAAGGGCTTCAACCTAGAAGGAAGTTCTGAACACGACGAAGTTGTAACATTATATCGATCAAATGCCCTCAGTTACATTCCAAAGATTTATGAAGGACAGTTTGTAACATTATTGAGACATCGTGATACAGATAAAAATCTTAAATGTACATCGTACGCATTGATTGGACAAGTTATAAAAGTTACACAGGCGCCATTTTTCGTTGAGGTGAAAATATTTGGTAGACTCCCAGATACAGTTCAACAATCTCTCGAAGCTGAACGACTTCAATTGTGGAAGATTGATGTAATTTCTAATATTATTACATACCAGCGTATTATTAAAGCTTTTCAAATTATGGTGAAAGACATTGAAACGAATGTGAATGTACCTCTCTTCTCGCTTTTAACGTTTCCTGGATTTCATCCTGAAACATCACCACTTCACAATGAACTGGTTTGTAAGGATGAAATATCACCTGCATTGAGATATTCCAATGCGTTACTTTATCAAAGGGATATAGGAAGTGTCGAATGGTCCTCAGAGTGCATCGACAAACAAAAACTTGCCATAGAAACCGCACTTAAGGAAACTGTGTGCTGTATTACGGGACCTCCAGGTACGGGGAAAACCACAGTTGCCTGTAGTATCATTGAGAAGCTGGTCAGGCTCAAAAGGTACAAACACTTACTCATTATAGCAGAAACAAACCTAGCTATTGATAATATAGCACGAACATTACGAAATAAAGAATTCATCGTGAGGGTAGGAACACAAGAAGGAATAGCACGAGATTTGTACGATATTTCATTAGAAGGACAAGTAAATAGAATAGCTACAACGGATGAAAGAAGTATGACAATCAAAGATAAAACTGGAAAAGAACAACGTTATACAGAATTATATTTGGAAGTTTTAGAAAAATCAACTGTCATACTCGCAACTTGTGCTTCTGTTGGTGACAGACTGCTAGCGAAGCTCAGATTTGATATTGTTCTTGTCGACGAAGCTTCCGTTACTAAGGAGACGACACTTCTATGCAGTATAGTTCATGGATGTAAACATTTAGTTATGATTGGAGATTCAATGCAGCTTTCGCCATTCGTGACACAATCACATGGTTATATAACTGAAGAATCTAGAGACTTACCGGATGTATCATATTTGTCTAATACACTTTTCCACAGATTGAACAGATGTAATGGAGTACCGAGTATTACTCTAGATACACAGTATAGAATGCATCCAGAACTTCTAAAATTTCCGTCTCGTGAGTTCTATGACAACCAGTTATTGTCACACGAGTCAGTTAAATGTTTccctcattttgtttttaaatggcCAGATTGGACGAAACCGATATGTTTCATTAACTCAACCGGTTACGAAAAAGCAATTGGGTCTTCATACAATAACGACGACGAAGCAATAGTTGTAAACAACGTCATAGAAACATTACTTCGTGTCAGTGACAAAGATGTGGATGGGTTTTCAAAAACATATGAAGGACGAATAGAGGCATTGTCAATAAAGCAAATCACTATATTGACGTTTTACCAAGGGCAGGTTAAATGTATCAAGGACAAATTGAAAACTCGCGGTGTAAGAGTGAATACCGTCGATGGTTACCAGGGTTGTGAAAATGACGTCATAGTAGTATCAACCGTTCGATCAAACAAACAAGGAACACTGGGGTTTTCTAACGACAGAAGTAGACTTAATGTACTTTTAACCAGAGCGAGGTTCGGTTTGATTGTTGTTGGGAACAGTGAAACACTGAAAAAGTCAGAAATTTGGACACGATGGTTCCATACGTACAATGCCCCTATACTAAGTTCACAAGAGTTCAGCATGGTGTCGGTGACACAGCCGGAATTTACAAGGAAGTACGAGAAGCCTCATACAAAGAGTGTTTCTGGGaagaaaactaaacaaaaaattaattttcGACATTGA